The nucleotide sequence ACAGCTACCGGCTCTATGTCTTCGACCGCGACGGCCACACCGTGGTCAGCGCCGATACCGTGCCGAAGACCATCGCCTGAGTCAAGCCGAACTCGCCGTCGACTCGCGTGCCGCTTGGGCCTGGGGCAGGCGGCGGAAGGCAAGCACGGCGATGTCGTCCTCCGAATCGGCCTGGCTGAGCGCAGAGATCAACCGATCAAGACGCTCGTCAAGAGCTCCTTCGACCGGGGCGTTGTCGGCCAGCCGGTCCAAACCCTGACTGAGCGGCTCGCCGCGACGTTCGACGAGCCCGTCGGTGTAGGCGATCAGCGTTGCTCCGTAGGGCAGCGTCATCTGGGTGGTCTGGTACGTGCTCACTCGGACACCGAGGGGCAGCCCGACGCTGGTGGTGATGAACCGGGCCTCGGATTCGGTGACGAGCAGCGGACCAAGGTGCCCCGCGTTGGCCAGCGTGATGACACCGGTGCTCAGATCGCCCACACCGACGAGGGCCGTGGCGATGTGCCCGTCGCGCAGCACGTTGACCTCCCTCGAGCACAGCCCGAGCGCTACCTCGGGGGGATGGCCCTCTACCAGGTAGGCGCGCAACGTGAACCGGATTCGGCCCATGAGGGCGGCCGCTTCGACGCCACGACCGGACACGTCACCAACCACGAAGGCGAACCGGTTCTCGTCCAGACCGATCAGGCTGTACCAGTCGCCGCCCACCTCGACGCCACGTGCGCCGGCCACGTATCGAGAGGCGATCTCCAGGCCAGAGATGGCCGGATTGCTCTGCGGCAAAAGGGCGTGCTGCAGAGTCTCCGAGATCGAGCGCTGAACGCCGTAGAGCTCGTCGAGCTGTTCGTACAACGCGATGATCGTGTTGGCGTCGGCCTCGGCCCTACTGCGTCGCCGGACGAGCGCCGCGGTGATCAGCGCCGTGATCAGGGTCAGCAGCAAGCCGCCGACGAGCAGGATCCAGGGCAGTTCAACGCCCAACGTCCCCCCGAGATGGGTGGACGGTGAGGTCGCGAGGGTGATGAACGTATTGCCGAACGGGATCGTCTCGACGACCACAGTTCCGCGCAGCGGCAGGCGTCGAACGTCGACGTCGGTCGTCTGCATGTCTGCCGTCGCGGTCGACTTGCCGAGGTACGTGGCGAAGTGCAGGTCGGAGAAGGCGGACGTACTTTCCACCGGCACGCGGCGGTTGGCCGGGATGCCGCGCTCGGCGACGACGACATAGCTGGGCCGGCCTTGGGTCCCCAGCGCATAGGCGATCCGCTTCTGACCGGCGACGGAGATCCCCTCCACCACGAACGTCGCACTCGTACTGGCCTTCGAGCGCATCGCTCGGGCCGTGTCGCCGGCGGGGTCGAGAGCCGGCGTGACGCCGACGGACGCGACCGGACCGGACGAGGCATCGCCCGATCGCCACAACTGCGCCGCGATGAACAGCGACTTCGGGCCGATGTAGCTGGACATGAAGTTGCGGAACGCGGCGGGAT is from Jatrophihabitans telluris and encodes:
- a CDS encoding PP2C family protein-serine/threonine phosphatase; protein product: MSAAPRTTDASVGAASSGAARGPLSRARGPLSRASWVFCLVTAVGLVLTVSASLTARRLDSNSEHRLLEVQTRQAAAVVSSAIIGIEAPLKTAAAIGAASNGDPAAFRNFMSSYIGPKSLFIAAQLWRSGDASSGPVASVGVTPALDPAGDTARAMRSKASTSATFVVEGISVAGQKRIAYALGTQGRPSYVVVAERGIPANRRVPVESTSAFSDLHFATYLGKSTATADMQTTDVDVRRLPLRGTVVVETIPFGNTFITLATSPSTHLGGTLGVELPWILLVGGLLLTLITALITAALVRRRSRAEADANTIIALYEQLDELYGVQRSISETLQHALLPQSNPAISGLEIASRYVAGARGVEVGGDWYSLIGLDENRFAFVVGDVSGRGVEAAALMGRIRFTLRAYLVEGHPPEVALGLCSREVNVLRDGHIATALVGVGDLSTGVITLANAGHLGPLLVTESEARFITTSVGLPLGVRVSTYQTTQMTLPYGATLIAYTDGLVERRGEPLSQGLDRLADNAPVEGALDERLDRLISALSQADSEDDIAVLAFRRLPQAQAARESTASSA